A region from the Hordeum vulgare subsp. vulgare unplaced genomic scaffold, MorexV3_pseudomolecules_assembly, whole genome shotgun sequence genome encodes:
- the LOC123418980 gene encoding uncharacterized protein LOC123418980, translating into MAVVMKVGAWGAPDGSPQDINAESRPQRLESITIYSVESPGVCGIKGFSFKYVDQQGSSVKSAIWGSNSGNPNTIEMREGEQLKLVGGTFDNEGIGSLTLETNTTKHKTYGYPVQGGEFSLPLPQGKGELVAFFGRSDVTLKALGVYVKGSPAKVGKWGAKSGAPRDIRPDADPCKLESFTIHSSERIHGFSFTYLTKSDQAISVPLWGKKAGEEHTIFMNQSEYVSSITGAYDTYGITFLNFDTNQGASHTFGRNPSAGTKTFSVPLPDNGALDDAAAVAFFGSSGDRLVAIGTYVGVAPE; encoded by the exons ATGGCG GTTGTGATGAAGGTTGGTGCATGGGGTGCACCAGACGGATCCCCTCAGGATATCAACGCCGAAAGCAGGCCCCAACGCCTAGAGAGCATCACCATCTATAGCGTCGAATCTCCTGGGGTATGCGGCATCAAAGGTTTCTCCTTCAAATACGTGGACCAGCAGGGGAGCAGCGTCAAGAGCGCCATCTGGGGCAGCAACAGCGGGAATCCCAACACCATTGAAATGAGGGAAGGCGAGCAGCTCAAGCTCGTGGGCGGCACCTTCGACAATGAGGGCATCGGATCGCTCACGCTAGAAACGAACACGACCAAGCACAAGACCTACGGGTATCCGGTGCAGGGAGGCGAGTTCAGCTTGCCGCTGCCGCAGGGGAAAGGCGAGTTGGTCGCCTTCTTTGGCCGCTCAGACGTGACCCTCAAGGCGTTGGGCGTCTACGTGAAAGGCTCGCCCGCCAAGGTCGGTAAGTGGGGCGCCAAAAGCGGCGCACCACGGGACATCAGGCCAGATGCCGATCCGTGCAAGCTGGAGAGCTTCACCATCCACAGCAGCGAGCGCATCCATGGCTTCTCCTTCACCTACCTTACCAAGAGTGACCAGGCCATTAGTGTCCCCCTCTGGGGCAAGAAAGCTGGAGAGGAGCATACC ATTTTCATGAACCAAAGCGAGTACGTGAGCAGCATCACCGGCGCTTACGACACCTATGGCATCACCTTCCTCAATTTCGACACCAACCAGGGGGCTTCGCACACGTTCGGGCGCAACCCATCTGCAGGGACTAAGACCTTTAGCGTGCCGCTGCCGGACAACGGTGCACTGGATGATGCGGCCGCGGTCGCCTTCTTCGGCAGCTCCGGGGATAGGCTCGTCGCCATCGGCACCTACGTCGGGGTCGCGCCCGAATGA